A genomic segment from Arcobacter acticola encodes:
- a CDS encoding matrixin family metalloprotease produces MNYKFLYLFIFLSFNCFASYEQIKIGKIDDYYKDKISQQQLKNILDEIEETLETQLNMNIFDYSSNGKPIDILYVPDSKLQRDISKKIDKLNSKKEKLDSLNDFFSTQKVEIDKLEDSYTVQTNLLNKKVDILNNYIKEINKQKKLDKNEYNRVQEYVKNERTKIDIDLKEQKKVKSNLTKTLNSYNQKVFSYNNLTREINTLVSEIESMTRSVKVINGRTFGLQETTLKTIYKDGKMTQEKSVKTNMDKIEIYSFDSLSQLKVIIAHEIMHLVGVPHIEVNGALMNPLLQNNQLNKLALTKEDIESFKNNF; encoded by the coding sequence ATGAACTACAAATTTTTATATCTATTTATTTTTCTTTCTTTTAACTGCTTTGCCTCTTATGAACAAATAAAGATTGGCAAAATTGATGATTATTATAAAGATAAAATTTCTCAACAACAATTAAAAAATATCCTTGATGAAATAGAAGAAACTTTAGAAACTCAACTTAATATGAATATATTTGATTATTCATCAAATGGTAAACCAATAGATATTCTTTATGTTCCTGATTCTAAATTACAAAGAGATATCTCTAAGAAAATAGATAAATTAAACTCAAAAAAGGAAAAATTAGATTCTTTAAATGATTTTTTTTCTACTCAAAAAGTTGAAATAGATAAATTAGAAGATTCTTATACCGTACAAACTAATTTATTAAATAAAAAAGTTGATATTTTGAATAATTATATAAAAGAGATAAATAAGCAAAAAAAACTAGATAAAAATGAATATAATCGTGTTCAAGAGTATGTGAAAAATGAAAGAACTAAAATAGACATAGACTTAAAAGAGCAAAAAAAGGTAAAAAGTAATTTAACAAAAACTCTAAATAGTTATAATCAAAAGGTTTTTTCATATAATAATTTAACAAGAGAAATTAATACCTTAGTTAGTGAAATAGAATCTATGACAAGAAGTGTAAAGGTAATAAATGGAAGGACCTTTGGTTTACAAGAAACCACTTTAAAAACTATTTATAAGGATGGAAAAATGACTCAAGAAAAAAGTGTTAAAACAAATATGGATAAAATTGAAATCTATAGTTTTGATTCATTATCTCAATTAAAAGTAATCATTGCACATGAAATAATGCATTTAGTCGGTGTTCCTCATATTGAAGTAAATGGGGCTTTAATGAATCCACTTTTACAAAACAATCAACTAAACAAACTAGCTTTAACTAAAGAAGATATTGAGAGTTTTAAAAATAATTTCTAA
- a CDS encoding FKBP-type peptidyl-prolyl cis-trans isomerase produces the protein MAIKINQMVEMFYELKIQNEIVDSNLEKEAICFPYGLGQIISGLESRIIDMNEGETRTIKVPANEAYGEYDETLTQITPIEDFEGINLEIGMTLEGEGENNEILRATVIDVTKEDVTVDYNHPLAGCELEFKVIIKSIK, from the coding sequence ATGGCAATTAAAATTAACCAAATGGTAGAAATGTTTTACGAACTTAAAATACAAAATGAAATAGTAGATTCAAATCTTGAAAAAGAAGCGATATGTTTTCCTTATGGCTTAGGACAAATTATTTCAGGTTTAGAAAGTAGAATAATTGATATGAACGAAGGGGAAACGAGAACTATAAAAGTACCTGCTAATGAAGCATATGGAGAATATGATGAAACACTAACTCAAATAACTCCCATAGAAGACTTTGAAGGTATCAATTTAGAAATAGGAATGACATTAGAAGGTGAAGGCGAAAATAATGAAATATTAAGAGCCACAGTAATTGATGTAACAAAAGAAGATGTAACCGTTGATTACAATCATCCATTAGCTGGTTGTGAATTGGAATTTAAAGTTATTATTAAAAGTATTAAATAA
- a CDS encoding EthD family reductase, protein MIKISVLYSNSQDLIFDKDYYCDKHMPLVSKLLGESLKNVQVDFGLANGNPNEALKYVVMTHMSFDSIESFQNIFAVHSEELLSDIVNFTNCQPQIQISEIMI, encoded by the coding sequence ATGATAAAAATAAGTGTGTTATATTCAAATTCACAAGATTTAATATTTGATAAAGATTATTATTGTGATAAACATATGCCCTTAGTTTCGAAATTATTAGGTGAAAGTTTAAAAAATGTACAAGTTGATTTTGGCTTAGCTAATGGAAATCCTAATGAAGCACTTAAATATGTAGTTATGACTCATATGAGCTTTGATTCAATTGAATCTTTTCAAAATATATTTGCAGTTCATTCAGAAGAATTACTTTCTGATATTGTAAATTTTACAAATTGCCAACCACAAATTCAAATTAGTGAGATTATGATTTAA
- a CDS encoding IS1634 family transposase, with protein MSLHIRQKKNSSGTISIQIIDRVHRKYKVIETIACVKNDLDLQIYLDVANKRLEELRQQMYPTLFDENKNEELIFIELGNNDLIPIGDELIYGKLFERLGCSSVDLDCKRLQMFKNLVVSRLLYPGSKLYLIDYLEYFKKESVDKNAIYRFLDTLYEENLKLQIEKCVFDHTYAKMNQTIAFTFYDVTTLYFESESEDDLRRIGFSKEGKLARPQIQLGLFTTLQGYPLSFEVYEGNKYEGHTLVDVLKKFQNKFQLKNKPVVVADRGMLNNNNLVYLENNGYKYILAAKIKNISNDLKEQISNLIFLNDGVTHTLKFNKDIPYTDENDNKQSININQRLVLSYSTARAKKDKHNRDKALERLKKKIEFSKSITKKDLKLSYYAKYLNIDDHKCDITFNINNQKVDNDSKLDGIKGFITNDFTLTPSEIIEHYNNQYAVEQAFRISKTDLKIRPIYHRLETRIKAHILISFVSYSIYKEFDSKLKENNIKFKFSQKLLRDIIKHMFALRTNGKLVYLKFDEIQQQVYNAIKNS; from the coding sequence ATGAGTTTACATATTAGACAGAAGAAAAATAGTAGTGGAACAATCAGTATTCAGATTATCGATAGAGTTCATAGGAAATATAAGGTTATAGAAACTATTGCTTGTGTAAAAAATGATTTAGATTTACAAATTTATTTAGATGTTGCAAATAAACGTTTAGAAGAACTGCGTCAACAAATGTATCCTACTTTATTTGATGAAAATAAAAATGAAGAGTTAATATTCATAGAACTTGGAAATAATGATTTAATACCAATAGGTGATGAATTAATCTATGGAAAATTATTTGAACGATTGGGATGTTCTAGTGTAGATTTGGATTGTAAAAGACTTCAGATGTTTAAAAATCTTGTTGTATCAAGATTACTGTATCCTGGTAGTAAATTATATTTGATTGATTATCTTGAATATTTTAAAAAAGAGAGTGTAGATAAAAATGCTATCTATAGATTTTTAGATACACTTTATGAAGAGAATTTAAAACTACAAATTGAAAAATGTGTATTTGATCATACTTATGCAAAAATGAACCAAACTATTGCATTTACATTTTATGATGTTACAACCCTGTACTTTGAATCTGAGAGTGAAGACGATCTTAGACGTATTGGATTTAGTAAAGAGGGTAAATTAGCACGTCCTCAGATACAACTGGGATTGTTTACAACACTACAAGGATATCCATTAAGCTTTGAGGTTTATGAGGGTAATAAATATGAGGGACATACTTTAGTTGATGTACTTAAAAAGTTTCAAAATAAATTTCAATTAAAAAATAAACCTGTAGTTGTAGCTGATAGAGGAATGCTAAACAATAATAATCTAGTATATCTTGAAAATAATGGATATAAATATATCCTTGCAGCCAAAATAAAAAATATATCAAATGATTTAAAAGAGCAAATATCAAACTTGATATTTTTAAATGATGGAGTAACTCATACACTTAAATTTAATAAAGATATACCATATACTGATGAGAATGACAATAAACAATCCATAAATATCAATCAAAGGTTAGTTCTTTCATATTCAACGGCAAGAGCTAAGAAAGATAAACATAATAGAGATAAAGCACTTGAAAGATTAAAGAAAAAAATTGAATTCTCAAAATCTATCACAAAAAAAGATTTAAAACTATCATACTATGCTAAATATCTTAACATCGATGATCATAAATGTGATATCACTTTTAATATCAATAATCAAAAAGTTGATAATGATTCAAAATTAGATGGTATAAAAGGTTTTATTACAAATGATTTTACACTAACACCAAGTGAAATTATAGAACACTATAATAATCAATATGCAGTAGAACAAGCATTTAGAATATCAAAAACTGATCTTAAAATCAGACCCATATACCATAGGCTAGAAACCAGAATAAAGGCTCATATTCTTATTTCATTTGTATCATACTCAATTTATAAAGAGTTTGATTCAAAACTTAAAGAAAATAATATTAAATTTAAATTCTCACAAAAACTTTTAAGAGATATAATTAAACATATGTTTGCACTTAGAACAAATGGAAAATTAGTCTACTTGAAATTTGATGAAATTCAACAACAAGTTTATAATGCAATTAAAAATAGTTAA
- the guaB gene encoding IMP dehydrogenase — MRIRKRALTFEDVLLVPAKSEVLPRDVCIKTKLTKKIGLNIPFISAAMDTVTEFEAAIAMARLGGIGIIHKNMDINTQVLQCKKVKKSESGMIIDPITIKPDQTLQDAEDIMASYKISGVPVVDDNNILVGILTNRDMRFTKDFTHKAVDKMTLMPLVTAKEGTTLEEAAEVMHANKIEKLPIVDSKNKLIGLITIKDINKKREYPNANKDEFGRLRVGAAIGVGQLDRARALVAIGVDVLVLDSAHGHSKGILDTVKAIKAEMDVQIIAGNVATAEATADLILAGADAVKVGIGPGSICTTRIVAGVGVPQISAIDECAAEGAKTGTPIIADGGIRYSGDVAKALAVGANAVMMGSALAGTEESPGEVVLAQGRKFKTYRGMGSIGAMTKGSTDRYFQEGTAADKLVPEGIEGMVPYRGSISDIIHQMVGGLRSSMGYLGSKDVATFQATAEFVEITSAGLKESHVHDVTITNEAPNYHI, encoded by the coding sequence ATGAGAATTAGAAAAAGAGCATTAACATTTGAAGACGTATTATTAGTACCAGCTAAATCAGAAGTACTACCAAGAGATGTTTGTATTAAAACAAAACTTACTAAAAAAATTGGATTAAACATTCCTTTTATAAGTGCAGCTATGGATACAGTAACTGAATTTGAAGCGGCAATTGCAATGGCTAGACTTGGTGGGATTGGGATAATACATAAAAATATGGATATTAATACTCAAGTGTTACAATGTAAAAAAGTAAAAAAATCAGAATCTGGAATGATTATTGATCCAATTACTATAAAACCAGATCAAACTTTACAAGATGCAGAAGATATAATGGCTTCTTACAAAATTTCAGGTGTTCCTGTTGTTGATGATAACAATATTTTAGTTGGTATTTTAACAAATAGAGATATGAGATTTACAAAAGATTTTACTCATAAAGCAGTTGATAAAATGACTCTTATGCCATTAGTTACAGCAAAAGAGGGTACAACATTAGAAGAAGCAGCTGAAGTTATGCATGCAAATAAAATTGAAAAGTTACCAATTGTTGATTCAAAAAATAAATTAATTGGATTAATTACTATTAAAGATATTAATAAAAAAAGAGAATATCCAAATGCAAATAAAGATGAGTTTGGAAGATTAAGAGTAGGTGCTGCTATTGGTGTTGGACAACTTGATCGTGCAAGAGCTTTAGTTGCTATCGGTGTTGATGTTTTAGTTTTAGATTCTGCTCATGGTCATTCAAAAGGTATTTTAGATACTGTTAAAGCAATAAAAGCTGAAATGGATGTTCAAATCATAGCTGGAAACGTTGCAACTGCTGAAGCAACTGCTGATTTAATTTTAGCAGGAGCAGATGCTGTTAAAGTTGGAATTGGACCGGGATCTATTTGTACAACAAGAATTGTTGCAGGTGTAGGTGTTCCTCAAATAAGTGCAATTGATGAATGTGCAGCTGAAGGTGCTAAAACAGGAACTCCAATTATTGCAGATGGTGGAATTAGATATTCAGGTGATGTTGCAAAAGCTTTAGCAGTTGGTGCAAATGCTGTTATGATGGGATCTGCATTAGCAGGAACGGAAGAAAGTCCTGGTGAAGTTGTATTAGCTCAAGGAAGAAAGTTCAAAACTTATAGAGGTATGGGTTCAATTGGAGCTATGACTAAAGGAAGTACTGATAGATATTTCCAAGAAGGAACAGCTGCTGATAAATTAGTACCTGAAGGAATTGAAGGTATGGTTCCATACAGAGGAAGTATTTCTGATATTATTCATCAAATGGTTGGAGGATTAAGATCTTCAATGGGATATTTAGGTTCTAAAGATGTTGCAACATTCCAAGCAACTGCAGAGTTTGTAGAAATTACAAGTGCTGGATTAAAAGAATCACATGTTCATGATGTTACAATAACTAACGAAGCTCCAAACTACCACATCTAA
- the gatA gene encoding Asp-tRNA(Asn)/Glu-tRNA(Gln) amidotransferase subunit GatA, which yields MITLKEALTLASDDIEKLRNDLNQKIKEDNTGAYVEQLISTDISQSGFGIPIAIKNNINVKNWEITCSSNILKGYISPYNATVINNLEKAGLSPFGKTNMDEFAMGSSTESSCYGKTLNPLDNTKVPGGSSGGSAAAVAAGIAIAALGTDTGGSIRQPAAYCGVVGMKPTYGRVSRYGITAYSSSLDQCGPITQNVEDAAILYDIISGYDPMDSTSANVKYDAVTPNLNSQRKLTIAVIDNFVSEASPAIQKGFAKAVSALENAGHKIIHKNMLDTDKIVSTYYIVATAEASANLARFDGVRYGNRKGDAGLKDMYVQTKSQGFGDEVQKRIMLGSFVLSSGYYDAYYIKAQKVRHLIKDEYSAIFEEADLILSPVAPTTAPKFGSFKTSLEMYLSDIYTISVNLAGLPAISLPVDKDEDGMPVGLQFIANAYEEQTLFDGALSLEKAINYK from the coding sequence TTGATAACCCTAAAAGAAGCACTAACTTTAGCTAGTGATGATATAGAAAAATTACGAAATGATTTAAATCAAAAAATAAAAGAAGACAATACTGGCGCTTATGTTGAACAATTAATTTCAACAGATATTTCACAATCAGGTTTTGGAATCCCAATAGCTATTAAAAATAATATTAATGTTAAAAATTGGGAAATTACTTGTTCAAGTAATATTTTAAAAGGATATATTAGTCCATATAATGCTACAGTAATTAATAATTTAGAAAAAGCAGGATTAAGTCCATTTGGTAAAACAAATATGGATGAATTTGCAATGGGAAGTTCTACTGAATCTTCTTGTTATGGAAAAACTTTAAATCCTCTTGATAATACAAAAGTTCCAGGTGGAAGTTCAGGTGGAAGTGCAGCTGCTGTTGCTGCTGGAATCGCAATTGCAGCTTTAGGAACAGATACAGGTGGAAGTATTAGACAACCTGCTGCTTATTGTGGTGTTGTTGGAATGAAACCTACTTATGGAAGAGTTTCAAGATACGGAATTACAGCTTATTCTTCATCTTTAGATCAATGTGGACCAATTACTCAAAACGTAGAAGATGCAGCAATTTTATACGATATTATTTCTGGATATGATCCAATGGATTCTACATCTGCTAATGTTAAATATGATGCAGTTACACCTAATTTAAATTCACAAAGAAAATTAACTATTGCAGTGATAGACAACTTTGTTTCAGAAGCAAGTCCTGCAATTCAAAAAGGTTTTGCAAAAGCAGTTAGCGCTTTAGAAAATGCAGGTCATAAAATTATTCATAAAAATATGTTGGATACTGATAAAATTGTATCTACTTATTATATTGTTGCTACGGCTGAAGCATCTGCAAATCTTGCAAGATTTGATGGTGTTAGATATGGAAATAGAAAAGGTGATGCAGGACTTAAAGATATGTATGTTCAAACAAAGTCACAAGGTTTTGGTGATGAAGTACAAAAAAGAATTATGTTAGGTTCTTTTGTGTTAAGTTCTGGATATTATGATGCTTATTATATAAAAGCTCAAAAAGTAAGACATTTAATTAAAGATGAATATTCAGCAATATTTGAAGAAGCAGATTTAATTTTATCTCCAGTTGCTCCAACAACTGCACCAAAATTTGGTTCATTTAAAACTTCTTTAGAGATGTATTTAAGTGATATTTACACAATTTCTGTGAACCTTGCAGGACTTCCAGCTATTTCATTACCCGTAGATAAAGATGAAGATGGAATGCCTGTTGGTCTTCAATTTATTGCAAACGCATATGAAGAACAAACTCTATTTGATGGCGCTTTATCTTTAGAAAAAGCTATTAACTATAAATAA
- the rplQ gene encoding 50S ribosomal protein L17, translating to MRHKHGYRKLSRTSSHRKALLKNMAIAIIEREKIETTVPKAKELKRYIEKLVTVAREADLNTHRYVFAALQSKEATKKLINEIAPKYLGRNGGYTSIVKTRIRRGDATPMAFISFV from the coding sequence ATGAGACATAAGCATGGATATAGAAAGTTAAGTAGAACTTCTTCTCATAGAAAAGCATTGTTAAAAAACATGGCAATTGCGATTATCGAAAGAGAAAAAATTGAAACAACTGTTCCTAAAGCAAAAGAATTAAAAAGATATATTGAAAAATTAGTAACTGTTGCTAGAGAGGCTGATTTAAATACACACAGATATGTATTTGCAGCTTTACAAAGTAAAGAAGCTACTAAAAAATTAATTAACGAAATTGCACCAAAATACTTAGGTAGAAATGGTGGATATACTTCAATAGTTAAAACTAGAATTAGAAGAGGGGATGCTACTCCAATGGCATTCATTTCATTCGTATAG
- a CDS encoding DNA-directed RNA polymerase subunit alpha, with translation MKKFAETPFLPTEVEIEAISDNEAKISAYPFEDGFAITLAHPLRRLLLSSSVGYAPIAVKIEGASHEFDSLRGMLEDIAIFVINLKNIKFKINGDKDQVTVEYSFNGPREIKGEDLVNSDVEIVSKDVHLATINSDCNLTFSVIIQKGIGYMASEDIRDIVGPDFIPIDAFFTPVKKVVYDIEKMLVEDNPNFEKAVFTIQTNGQISPITAFKEAVTVMYAQMSVFNKVFDLSEVTVSESGEEPVELKELVIKIDDLNLSARSFNSLDRAGLKFLGELVLMSEVEVKNIKNLGKKSYDEIAEKLESLGYPVENTLPENVASALRRKLEQLKA, from the coding sequence ATGAAAAAATTTGCAGAGACACCATTTTTACCAACTGAAGTGGAAATAGAAGCTATCAGTGATAATGAAGCTAAAATATCAGCATATCCATTTGAAGATGGGTTTGCTATTACTTTAGCACACCCTTTAAGAAGACTTCTTTTAAGTTCTTCAGTTGGTTATGCACCAATTGCAGTAAAAATTGAAGGAGCTTCTCACGAGTTTGACTCATTAAGAGGTATGTTAGAAGATATAGCTATTTTTGTTATAAATTTAAAGAATATTAAATTTAAAATAAATGGTGATAAAGATCAAGTTACGGTTGAATATTCTTTCAATGGGCCAAGAGAAATTAAAGGTGAAGACCTTGTAAATTCTGATGTGGAAATTGTATCAAAAGATGTTCATTTAGCAACTATTAATAGTGACTGTAACTTAACGTTCTCAGTTATTATTCAAAAAGGTATCGGTTATATGGCAAGTGAAGACATTAGAGATATTGTTGGACCTGATTTTATACCAATCGATGCTTTTTTTACACCTGTTAAAAAAGTAGTTTATGATATTGAAAAAATGTTAGTTGAAGATAATCCTAACTTTGAAAAAGCTGTATTTACAATACAAACAAATGGACAAATTTCTCCAATTACTGCTTTTAAAGAAGCTGTAACTGTTATGTATGCACAAATGTCAGTTTTTAACAAAGTTTTTGATTTATCAGAAGTAACAGTTAGTGAAAGTGGTGAAGAGCCAGTTGAACTTAAAGAATTAGTTATTAAAATTGATGATTTAAATTTAAGTGCTAGAAGTTTCAACTCTTTAGATAGAGCTGGACTTAAATTCTTAGGTGAATTAGTACTTATGAGTGAAGTTGAAGTTAAAAATATTAAAAATCTTGGGAAAAAATCTTATGATGAGATTGCTGAAAAGTTAGAATCACTAGGTTACCCAGTTGAAAATACACTTCCAGAAAATGTTGCTTCTGCATTAAGAAGAAAATTAGAGCAACTAAAAGCATAA
- the rpsD gene encoding 30S ribosomal protein S4, whose translation MARYRGPVEKIERRLDADLGLKGERRLSGKSALEKRPFAPGQHGQRRAKISEYGLQLREKQKAKFMYGVSEKQFRKYFKEAARVEGNTGANLITLLERRLDNVVYRMGFATTRANARQFTTHGHVLVDGKKVDIPSFIVKAGQKIEIKEKSKSNTQVVRALELTNQTGMVDWVNVDKDKVFGIFTRIPAREEVVIPVEERLIVELYSK comes from the coding sequence ATGGCAAGATATAGAGGACCAGTAGAAAAAATCGAAAGAAGACTTGATGCAGATCTTGGACTTAAAGGTGAGAGAAGATTATCAGGTAAAAGTGCTTTAGAAAAAAGACCATTTGCTCCAGGACAACACGGACAAAGAAGAGCTAAGATTTCTGAGTATGGTTTACAATTAAGAGAAAAACAAAAAGCTAAATTTATGTATGGTGTTTCTGAAAAACAATTCAGAAAATACTTTAAAGAAGCTGCAAGAGTTGAAGGTAATACAGGAGCTAATCTTATTACTTTATTAGAAAGAAGATTAGACAATGTTGTTTATAGAATGGGATTTGCTACAACTAGAGCAAATGCTAGACAATTTACAACTCATGGACACGTTTTAGTAGATGGTAAAAAAGTTGATATTCCTTCTTTCATCGTTAAAGCTGGACAAAAAATTGAAATAAAAGAAAAATCTAAATCTAATACTCAAGTTGTTAGAGCTTTAGAATTAACAAATCAAACTGGAATGGTTGATTGGGTTAATGTAGATAAAGATAAAGTATTTGGAATTTTCACAAGAATCCCAGCTAGAGAAGAAGTTGTTATTCCTGTTGAAGAAAGATTAATCGTAGAGTTATATTCTAAATAA
- the rpsK gene encoding 30S ribosomal protein S11 has translation MAKRKVTRKKIVRKNIADGIVHIAASFNNTMVTVTDNAGNAIAWSSAGNLGFKGSKKSTPFAAQAAVEDAMAKAMEHGIKNVGIKIQGPGSGRDTAVKAVGAMDGIRITWLKDVTPLPHNGCRPPKRRRV, from the coding sequence ATGGCAAAAAGAAAAGTTACTAGAAAAAAAATTGTAAGAAAAAATATTGCTGACGGTATCGTACATATTGCTGCAAGTTTCAACAATACAATGGTTACAGTTACGGATAATGCAGGAAACGCAATCGCATGGTCAAGTGCTGGAAATTTAGGATTCAAAGGTTCTAAAAAATCAACTCCATTCGCAGCTCAAGCAGCAGTAGAAGATGCTATGGCAAAAGCAATGGAACACGGAATCAAAAACGTAGGAATTAAAATTCAAGGACCAGGTTCTGGTAGAGATACAGCTGTTAAAGCAGTTGGAGCTATGGACGGAATTAGAATTACTTGGTTAAAAGATGTTACACCATTACCACACAATGGTTGTAGACCTCCTAAAAGAAGAAGAGTGTAA
- the rpsM gene encoding 30S ribosomal protein S13, with amino-acid sequence MARIAGVDLPNKKRMEYALTYIFGIGLHNSRLILDAVGIDYNKRAFELTEDEAAIIRKEIQDNYLVEGDLRKKVAMDIKALMDLGSYRGLRHRKGLPCRGQKTKTNARTRKGKKKTVGAATK; translated from the coding sequence ATGGCAAGAATCGCGGGTGTTGATTTACCAAATAAAAAGAGAATGGAATATGCGTTAACGTATATCTTCGGAATCGGATTACATAATTCTAGATTAATTTTAGATGCTGTTGGAATTGATTACAACAAAAGAGCTTTTGAATTAACAGAAGACGAAGCAGCAATTATCAGAAAAGAAATCCAAGACAACTATTTAGTTGAGGGTGATTTAAGAAAAAAAGTTGCTATGGATATTAAAGCTTTAATGGATTTAGGTTCATATAGAGGGTTAAGACATAGAAAAGGTTTACCTTGTAGAGGGCAAAAGACTAAAACTAATGCTAGAACAAGAAAAGGTAAAAAGAAAACTGTTGGTGCAGCAACTAAATAA
- the rpmJ gene encoding 50S ribosomal protein L36: MKVRASVKKMCDKCKIVKRSGVVRVICETKKHKQRQG; the protein is encoded by the coding sequence ATGAAAGTAAGAGCTTCAGTAAAGAAAATGTGTGACAAATGTAAAATTGTCAAAAGAAGTGGTGTAGTAAGAGTAATCTGCGAAACTAAAAAACACAAACAAAGACAAGGATAA
- a CDS encoding HIT family protein, with translation MLYKNELIKIEIESSEIPWLKIFTIEDIKEFSNCNEETKREIWKYLDLIEKEMISYFKPEKINIASFGNYVPHVHFHVMARFKEDSYFPEPMWGKKQRDANLTLPSFEDFYEMIKKKF, from the coding sequence ATACTTTATAAAAATGAACTAATTAAAATTGAAATAGAATCATCAGAGATTCCATGGTTGAAAATATTTACTATAGAAGATATAAAAGAATTTTCTAACTGTAATGAAGAAACTAAACGTGAAATTTGGAAATATCTAGATTTAATTGAAAAAGAAATGATATCTTATTTCAAACCAGAAAAAATTAATATTGCATCATTTGGTAATTATGTACCACATGTTCATTTTCATGTGATGGCTAGATTTAAAGAGGATTCATATTTTCCAGAACCAATGTGGGGTAAAAAACAAAGAGATGCAAATTTAACTCTACCCTCTTTTGAAGATTTTTATGAAATGATAAAAAAGAAGTTTTAA
- a CDS encoding exopolyphosphatase, which produces MKKKHRLITRSDMDGLVCGTLLTYLDIIDEVVFVHPKDMQDGKIEVKRNDITTNLPYVEGVYLAFDHHFSETLRNEKKDNHIIDPDAASAAQVVFDYYGGDEVFPGYFTGMMNGANKADSADFIEDDILNPRAWALLSFIMDSRTGLGRFKDFRISNYQLMMDLIKYCARHNIDEILELPDVKERVDLYFKYEEEFKEQLKNITTKKDNLLIIDYRNIETIWPGNRFMVYAMNPEQNISIHIMYAKDKEKVAFSVGKSIINKTSNTNVGELMLKYDGGGHKAAGGCQIDIADAQTVLEELIKQINQDT; this is translated from the coding sequence ATGAAAAAAAAGCATAGATTAATTACTAGAAGTGATATGGATGGTTTAGTATGTGGCACATTACTTACTTATCTAGATATTATTGACGAAGTAGTATTTGTTCATCCTAAAGACATGCAAGATGGAAAAATCGAAGTTAAAAGAAATGATATAACTACTAATCTTCCTTATGTTGAAGGTGTTTATTTAGCCTTTGATCATCATTTTTCAGAAACTCTAAGAAATGAAAAAAAAGATAATCATATAATTGATCCTGATGCTGCAAGTGCTGCTCAGGTGGTTTTTGATTATTACGGTGGGGATGAAGTTTTTCCTGGTTATTTTACAGGAATGATGAATGGTGCTAATAAAGCTGATAGTGCTGATTTTATAGAAGATGATATTTTAAATCCAAGAGCATGGGCATTACTAAGTTTTATAATGGACTCAAGAACAGGTCTTGGAAGATTTAAAGATTTTAGAATTTCAAATTATCAACTTATGATGGATCTAATAAAATATTGTGCTAGGCATAATATTGATGAAATTTTAGAATTACCAGATGTAAAAGAAAGAGTAGATTTATATTTTAAATATGAAGAAGAATTTAAAGAACAATTAAAAAATATTACTACAAAAAAAGATAATCTATTAATTATTGATTATAGAAACATTGAAACAATATGGCCAGGGAATAGATTTATGGTTTATGCTATGAATCCAGAACAAAATATTTCAATTCATATTATGTACGCAAAAGATAAGGAAAAAGTAGCTTTTAGTGTTGGAAAATCTATTATAAATAAAACATCAAATACAAATGTTGGTGAATTAATGCTTAAATATGATGGTGGTGGTCATAAAGCAGCTGGTGGTTGCCAAATTGATATAGCTGATGCCCAAACTGTATTAGAAGAATTGATTAAACAAATTAATCAAGATACTTAA